The Christiangramia flava JLT2011 genome has a segment encoding these proteins:
- a CDS encoding acyl transferase, with the protein MLEKDIFKISSEEEFEAVALAVFNYQYQNNSVYHQFCDLLGKKPAAINSILEVPFLPIEFFKSKDIISSGRKPEIIFTSSGTTGMERSKHLVPELDLYRQSFRTAFEQFYGDIQEYCVLALLPSYLEREGSSLIHMVDDLIKRSHHPESGFYLNDLAQLSQKLKEMDRNGQKVLLIGVSFALLDLIEQEQFQLKHTIIMETGGMKGRRKEMIRKELHAELSKGFGVQYIHSEYGMTELLSQAYSPGNGIFHCPPWMKLLIRDPEDALQYIQMGKTGGINVIDLANLHSCSFIATQDLGKITSEGTEILGRFDNSDIRGCNLLVV; encoded by the coding sequence ATGCTCGAAAAAGACATTTTTAAAATTTCATCTGAAGAGGAATTTGAAGCGGTCGCTCTGGCCGTTTTCAATTACCAGTATCAAAATAATTCGGTTTATCACCAGTTTTGCGACCTGCTCGGAAAAAAACCAGCTGCGATAAATTCCATTTTGGAAGTTCCTTTTTTACCCATTGAATTTTTTAAATCTAAAGATATTATCAGTTCCGGTAGGAAACCAGAGATCATCTTTACCAGTAGCGGCACCACAGGAATGGAGCGCAGCAAACACCTGGTGCCTGAACTCGACCTCTACCGCCAAAGTTTCCGCACTGCTTTTGAGCAATTCTACGGGGATATCCAGGAATATTGTGTACTGGCCCTGCTTCCCTCCTACCTGGAACGGGAAGGCTCGTCTCTAATTCACATGGTAGATGACCTCATTAAACGATCCCATCATCCCGAAAGCGGATTTTACCTCAACGACCTCGCACAATTAAGCCAGAAACTAAAAGAAATGGACCGCAACGGCCAGAAGGTTCTATTGATTGGTGTTTCCTTTGCCTTGCTGGACCTCATTGAACAGGAACAATTTCAGCTGAAGCATACGATCATTATGGAAACCGGCGGAATGAAAGGCCGGCGAAAAGAAATGATCCGGAAGGAACTGCACGCAGAACTTTCAAAAGGTTTTGGCGTACAGTACATTCATAGCGAATACGGGATGACGGAATTACTCTCCCAGGCCTACAGTCCGGGAAATGGGATTTTTCACTGTCCTCCCTGGATGAAACTGCTTATTCGAGATCCTGAGGATGCCCTGCAATATATCCAGATGGGAAAAACCGGCGGCATCAATGTGATCGACCTGGCAAATCTTCATTCCTGTTCGTTCATCGCCACGCAGGATCTTGGAAAAATCACTTCAGAAGGTACGGAAATACTGGGCAGATTTGATAATAGCGACATCCGGGGATGTAACCTGCTGGTTGTCTGA